The Methanobacterium sp. DNA window GCGCTTTATTTAAAGGGAAACCAGAAGATATTCTAAAAGGATGCCCTGAATGCGGCAGCCACTTTTTTGAATATTACTGTGAATCTAAAGTAGAAGATAAAAAAGAGAAACCCCAAGGAGAGTCTATTGAAACAATTATGGTCCATGAACATGGCATATATGAAGTAGACCTTCCCACATTACTAGAAGATGATTCTATAATTGTTTCCGATGAAGAAGGCAAATATTTGATTGATATTAATTTTCTCCTAAAAAAAAAGATAAAAGAAAAGGATAATTTATAATTAAACTGTTTATTTTTCTTTATTCTGTTTATCGTCTTCTAAGACTTCTTTCATCAACTATATCGCATTTTCCAGAAGGCAGTATCCTGATCATGTCTTCTAAGCTAAAAATGCGTTCTTCATCAATTTTTCGAAGTATTTCCTTTGCTAAAGCTTCTTTTTTTGTGTAACCTGGTTTTATAATAATATATTTATCTGTATATTTTTTAACTGATTCTAAAGGTCCTGCCATCAATCTTTCACCTTCATAATCAACAATCCCTACTGCAATTAAAAGTGTAGCTGCCCTTATGTAATTTCTTGACCCTCTTATGATAAATGCACCTTTAGCTACAAATTCTCCTGATTCTGGAGTTTTTGAGACTTGATCTGGGTGAACCCAATACACATCCTGGGATCCAAATCCTTTTGTCCACGCACTGGAGAATGAAGCTGCAAAAGATGCAGCCTCATCGATAGTTGTTTCAGGAATTTCTTTACCTTCACTTTTTATTACAACAGATGGTGCTCCATGTATATCTGAGTGAAGATAGATATCACTGTTATCCATATGCTTTTTTACAACTATTTCATTGGTATTTGCATCTCTACCTCCAATAACCATAATTCCATCAGAAGATATAAACCATCGAAGCTTTTCAAACCATTTAAGTTCTTTTTTAACTCTTTTTTGGGGAAGAGTTATTTTTTCCATTTCTATTTCTTTTTTGCTTTTTGCTTTTTCAATTTCCTTTTTTGTTTTTTCTATAGCAATAGTAACTCCCTTTATTTTCCTTTTAGCTTTTTTAGCCTTTTCATAATAGACTTCAGCACTTTCAGGGATTTCCTTTGTGGAATCTACCAATATTACTGTTTTATCAACTTTTAATGTAAGATTTCCAAGCTTATCTAAGGATTCAATGATATTTGCATCTTCTAATCCGTCTTTTTTTGCTTGTTTAAGTTTAGAAGCTATTTCATTCCATGAATATTTTTCTCTGGCGTTTTTTATTATATCCAAAATATTTTGAACTGCAGCATAATTTGAATAAAGTAATTCCCCCTTCTTTTGGGATTCTTCAATGGTTCTTTCAAATTTTTGGAGGGTTTCTTCCTGTATTTTAAGTCTTTTTTCGAATTTTTTAACTTCAGCCCCCCAAATTCCATCATATTCCTTTTTTATGTCTGCTCTAACTTTACTACTAAAGAATTCATCTGCAGCCTCGTTATATGTTTCAAATGTCTCTTTTTTGTAGTTATTATACAGCTCAATATCCAGTGGCAGAACATCTTCCTTTCCATCTGATATTACCTGAGGATTAAATTTATATGTTCTAAGGGGTTTGAAAAGTTCATAAATAGCATTGTAAATTGAATCACACCTTTCATCTGTGACTTCCACAGCAGGTAAATCTTTCTGTATATTAGACCTCAAAATAATTTCTTCAGCGTATACACCGCCTAATCCACTTCTTGCAAGAGTTCTTATAATATCAGAATCGGAATTTTCAAATATTTCCTTAAGTTTATCTTTTTTTAATTCTAAGGGGTTTATTCCTCTTGTTGGAGGGTATTTATATTCTTCTTTAGATGATATTTTCCTATCGCTCCATAATTTACGTTTAAGAGGTAAGATAATCTTTCCTTCTTCATTTAGAAGAATTATGTTTCCTTTAGCAAATAGTTCTGCAACTAAAGTGAATTTCTCCTCTTTAGCTATGTGAAACTCTACAATCCTATCAAAGTTATATTGCCTAATATCTTCTACAGTTCCTCCTTTAATATATTTTCTAAGGAGCATTGGAAAGTTAGGAGGTATTTTAGGATTTGGTAATGGGTATTGGGTTGTGTGTATTCTTCTTCCTGCTTGAAATGCTACATCTACTCTTCCTTTACCCGATACATGGAATCTCAATATTACAGTATCTTTAGTTGGCTGAAACGCTTTATCAACCCTTGCACCTTTCAATAATTCCTTTAATTCATGACAAATAGCAAAAACATCTACATTAGACATATTTTTCATTTATAACACCTTAAAATCCCTCAAAAATCTTTGATTTTTGGGGCACGAATTTTTGATTCGTTAGCTTTGATTTAGGTTCAGGAAATGCTATCAAAATCTCTCAAAAATTCTATGAATTTTTTTTTTTGGAGCCCTCGAACATTATCATGTTCGGGGCATCGAAACTAAAGTTTCGATAGTGCAAAACTTTCAGTTTTGCTTACTTCGATTTTGATACAGCAAAATTCAAAGAATTTTGCATGATGCGCATTTCTTTCAACCTCAAAAATTGAAAATTTTTGTGGCCGCCGAACACTTGTGTTCGGGCCTACAAATCTTTCGATTTTGGCCAAGAAAAACCATGTTTTCTCCGGCCTTCGAAATCATGGATTTCGAAAGTTCAGAAACTTTAGTTTCCTCCAACCCTAAAAATCTTAAAAACATTTATTTCATTAGATTTAATCACAAAAATATTTTATTCAATATAAAACATTTATTAGATAACCCTACTAAAGTATATAACAAGCTAATTCTAATTATAAAATACTTTTTGTATATTTGTTAGAACATGAATTAAAAGTCATCGAATTATGAAATAGTGGAGCAGTTTGACATTAATTAAAGAAAATAGCTTCAAATTAATATATTATTTAATAAAAAAATACGGTGGAGGAAAAATTATGGATGTAGACGGTAAAGTAGCTGCAATTCATACAGTTGCTGCTGTAGCAGTAGGTTATATCTCTTTCAAGCTTACAAATGAAGCAATGGCCATTGTAATTGCAATAATTGTCCTTTATTTAATGGGTCAAGTTTCAGAAAGATTATTTGGAAAGGAAGAAGTTGGTGGCATGAAGGGATGGCTTTGGAGCGGAATAGTTCCCTTCTTTTTTATATGGCTCATGACATGGGTAATATTCATGAACCATCCATTATAAACTTCAAATTTAAATTTTTTTTTAATTTAATTCCTTTTTATTTATTCTATTTCTTTTAAATATTAGAATGCCCAGTAAAATAGCCATATAAACACGGAAAGTAATGCAGATATGATTATCAGCGGGGCAAATATCCTGCTTACTGCAACAACGGAGCTTATTGTTGTTACAAGCTCGGTAGCGTTTAAAGGACCAAGAGTTTTAATATCTTCAATTTTACTCATTTTACAGCCAACAGAAACTTCTTCTAAATCATTTAAAGCTATTTTAGTGCATTTTAAAATGGCATTTATCATTTCATCCTGTTTTCTGTGACCTACAGGATTATGACCTCCAGATAACGTATTTACATAATGTGTATCTGTAGTCATTACTTCCGCTTGATCTACACCTAATTCCATGACTTTATCTAATATTTTCTCTCTAAACCCTTTGAACATGTTATTTGAATCCAAAAGAATGTAAGCTGTTTTTTGGGAAGTATTATCAGAATCATATGCCTCTAAAACCATGATTTTTAATCCACTTAACCCTATACCATCTTCTTTTGAAAAATCAGTTAAGGGATCACTTGCACATCCTATTCTAATTTTGTTTTCACTTTCAAGATTTTGAATTTTCTCAACTGCACCCATAAGCTCGAAAACTTCCTTATTACCTGGTAAAATCCTTCCACCTTCTCCTTTAAAGCTGTTGTGGCAGTCTACAAGAATAACATTTTCAACATCACATGATGCCTTTGCAAGATTCGTAACGGCAAGGCCAATTCCAAAATCAATATCATCAAATCCTTTTGGGGAGAATGTGGCAAGCATTAATAAATTCTTATCAAAATACTGTGCACCTATCTTCGCACGTTCATTTTCAACTCTAAAAAATTTACTGACATTATCAAAGTAATCCATATCCTTTAAAGCATCTTTAACAACTTTTTCTATCTTATTTATTTCTTTATAAGAAACTGGATTAAAATCATGTGTTGAGGGTCCATGGGAAACCATGGTGAACGCATCAAACTTATTAGCAAGAATTGTAGGCATATTTCCGCCACCAATATTTCCAATTGGGCCTGGATGAACACAGGGAGCTAAGAAAATTGCTTTAACACCATTTTTACCTTTAAAACTTAATATTCCTATTAATGTATCAATAGGTTCTCCCATATCATCAAAAACCTTTTCCATAGCACGAGAACCTTCTGTAAGATGGGCTAATGTGAGACTTAGAAGCTCTAAACCTCCAACCCCTAAATTTCTCCTCATAGGCGATTCCATAACTGCTACAAGGGAGTAAACCGCAGCCATAAGTATTAATGATGCTATTATAATCTTTATAAGAATGGCTATTATACTGAAACTACCAATATTGGTTGTTATATTAGTTAAAGAGACTATAACTATCACCATGCTGACAATAAGAACAGGTTGAATCGCAGCTACGCTAATAGATTTCAAAAGACTAATATTAGATGTTCCCCATAACACAATAATTCGAAAAGCAAATACAATAGCAATACCAAATATTAATGCATCAAGTGTGTAATTATAATTATAAGCAGAAAAAGCTGATGCAAGACTACCTAATACGTAAATTAGCCCCACTAACATCATGGCGAAAAGAGACACAAACATGGATTGTTTCATTTTCATGTGTCTGCCCTTAAATGAGTTTATAATGGGTTGGGTTAATCCTCCACTCATTATTGATGTGAATCCAAAAATCAAAAACCCAGTGGCACCTCCGTAGATTACACTATATAATATAGAACTTTGTGCTGCAGGCTCCATTAATGAAACAATGCATCCTATAATGAAACTCAAGAATATAATACTTAAAAGAGAAATTCTGGTTGTTGGTAGTGTCATGATATATTTAGTAAGACTTACAATTTTTTCACTGGACATAAATTAAACCTCTGATAATCACTTATTTTTATCGCCAAGATAATAAATAGCTATTATACTTATTTAATAATAACGTTATGGAATAAATAACAATCATTAAATAACAATATTTAAAATTATTTCAAAAGAATATAAAGAAAAATAGAATATATTTAGATATAGGTGAGTAAATGGACATAAAACTTAAAACACCCCTTTCAAAAGAAGATACTAAAAAATTAAGTGTTGGAGATATTGTATATCTATCTGGAATTATTTATACTGCAAGAGACCGAGCTCATCAAAGAATTTTAGAGGACGGTTCACCAGTAAACCTCAAAGGGGCTGTTATTTTCCATGCAGGCCCTATTATTAAAATATCACCATCAAATGAAGATGAATACAAAATGGTTGCAGTGGGACCTACAACAAGCACTCGAATGAATCCTTACCAGCCAGATGTTCTTAAATTAGGAGTAAATGCCATAATTGGGAAAGGTGGTATGGACAGCAAAACTGAAGAAGCTTTAATTGAAAACAACGCAGTATATCTTGCTGCAGTAGGTGGATGCGCAGCATTATATGTTAAATCAATATTAGAAGTTAAAAGTGTTAATTGGATTGATTTAGGTGTTCCCGAAGCAATATGGAAGCTTGAAGTTAAAGATTTTGGCCCCCTTGTTGTAGCAATGGATTCTAATGGCAGAAATCTTTACAAAGAAGTCCAAAATAAAATTGAAGCCAATATTAATTAATATTTATTTTTAAGGATTATATGACAAATAAAGAATATTTACTCCAGGGATTTATAGATACACACATCCACACAGCCCCAGATATTAAGCCAAGAATTTTAAATGATATAGATGCAGCTTTAGAAGCAAAAAAAGAGCGAATGCAAGCTATTGTCATTAAATCTCATGTGGAATCCACTGCAGGAAGAGCAAATATTGCAGAAGCAGTATCAGGGTTTAAAGTGATTGGAGGTATCTGTTTAAATTCAAGTGTTGGAGGATTAAATTCAGAAGCTGTTAAGGTCACCGCCAGGCTTGGAGGTAAAATTGTGTGGTTTCCAACAATTTCTGCCCCTAAAATCCATATAAATTATGAAAATACAGAAGATATTCTCAATATAATTGCAGAAAATGATTTAGTTTTAGCATCAGGCCATTTAAAACCAGCTGATATATTTAAACTTCTTGATTATGCAAAGAGTGCAGGAATTAAAAAAATAGTCATAAATCATCCTTTAACAGGTGTTGTTGGTGCAAATATTGATGAACAAAAAGAAATAGCCAAATATACTTATCTTGAACACTGCTTTGTCGCGTGTATGGAAAAGCATGATAATTTAGATCCACAGTTAATTGCCGATGCAATAACTGAAATTGGACCTGAAAGGTGTATAATGGCCACTGATTTTGGTCAAGTGCATAATCAAAGACCAGTAGATGGAATAAAAATGTTTGTAAATTCCATGTTGAAATATGGCATTAAAAAAAGAGATATAAACAAAATGTGTATTGAAAATCCTTTTAAATTATTTTTAGAATAAAAATAGTGTTCAAATATTAAAAATAAAAAAAATATGGGATATATTTAATCAATATCCTCAAATCTTCCTTCTAATTTCTCCATAACACCAGGTAATGAAGTGTATTCCATTTCATCAGCTGGAAGCCTGTGTGGTTCGAAAGGACCATGTCTTCTCATGTATTCTGCAACTTCTGATGCAAGTTCTCTTGATCTGTCATATGCAGGATCGTCGAACATGTCTGCCGGGCCTACTAATTTACAATCCGCTATTTGGAATCCAAGAGCCATTACTCGTGGAGGTCCGTCAAATCGTACAGGGTATGCGTTTTTCTGTGCTACAGGCATTAATGGGCCGTTGTGGGAACCTCTCATCCATCCACCTACTAAATGAGGGAATGCAAATGGTTCTACGACTTCTCCAGCAGCAGGGAATCCAGACTGTGACCTTACTATTGCAACAGGGTCGTCTTTTCCAACATATTGTCCAGCCAGTAAATTTAATCTTTCTGTGCTTATAGAAGCTGCTATTTCACCGTCATCTTTTCTAGTAACCCTTTTTATAACATATCTACTTATTGATCCTAAAAGAGCCAGTGCGTCATACATTTCTTCAGGGCAGCTCATTTTAACTTTTCTGTGTTCCATAACATCGAATATTTCAAATTCAAAACCGTTATGCAGGGATGGGTCTATTACAAGTCCTGCTGTAGTAAACGGGTCTGCAAACATTTTAAAAATAGGCATGTTAAATGCACCTGGTTCTGTTTTATCACAACAGAATATAACTACAGGGTCACTTGGTCTTTCTTTAAATTCCATTTCTGCAGCACCAGGCCCCATTCCCCTAATATTTCCTGAAAATGTGTCTGAGAGAAGGTCTTGACCTGCACCATAAAGTTTCAGTTCTTTTGCAATTGCAGTGGCTTCTGTAAATGCGTTAAATGCTAATCCATGGATTTCTTCGTTTTCTTCGCCCTGTCTGTGAGTCATTATAAGTTCTGTGTCGTCACCACAATTGGTGACATAAAAGTCTTCAAGGAGTCCTTCTTCCTTAGCTTTTCCTAATATTTCCTCACACTTTGCCAGTAAGGCCGGATGAGCTAAACCATGTCCTGCTATACTTCCAACGTCTGCTTTAATTACACTAATAGTTGTTTTCATTTAAAAAACACCTCCGTTATCATAAGAATTTTAAACGAGTATAAAATTTGATTAAAGGCGGCTTTGGTTTGTCATTTTTGAATAATTTTAATTCCAAAATGACTTAAAAACAATAACGTACGTTATATCACCCTTAATCCTATAGAAAGTATGATGTTGTAACAATATAAAACTTACGATGACAACATCCACTCTTAAAATAAAATTTGCACAATTCACTTTTAAACATGAAAAATAGATAATTTATTTCATATATAAAGCCCTAAACAATTATTTTCTTTCTATTTTGTTTCTAACTTCGCGGGCCATTTCCATTGTGGATGCATTTCCACCAAGGTCCTTAGTTACAATTTTATTTTCGCTTAAAACTTCTATCAAAGCATTTTCGAGAGTACAGGCTGCATCATGCTCTTCAAGGTAATCCAACATTAAAACTACAGACAAAATCATAGCAGAAGGATTTGATATACCTTTACCTGCAATATCTGGCCCTGATCCATGTACTGGCTCGAATAAAGCACTATTTTCTCCTATGTTTGCTGAGGGCATTAGTCCTAGTCCCCCTACGAGTCCTGCGCCTTCATCTGAGAGTATATCGCCGAATAAGTTTGTGGTTACGATTACATCGAACATATGAGGGTTAGTGATGAAAAACATGGCTGTAGCATCCACATAACGATCATCAGTCCCAATATCACTGTAATCTCCCGCTACATCATAAAAAATATCTCTAAAAAGCCCATCAGTCTTTTTAAGCACATTAGCCTTATGAACAGCAGTAACCTTACCTCTACCAGTCTTCTTAGCATAATCAAAAGCAAACTTACAAATCCTCTCACTCGCTTTCCGAGTTATAACCCTTAAAGCAGTAGCCCCATCTTCAGTTTCTTCCTCAATACCAATATAAAGCCCCTCAGTATTCT harbors:
- a CDS encoding fumarate hydratase C-terminal domain-containing protein is translated as MDIKLKTPLSKEDTKKLSVGDIVYLSGIIYTARDRAHQRILEDGSPVNLKGAVIFHAGPIIKISPSNEDEYKMVAVGPTTSTRMNPYQPDVLKLGVNAIIGKGGMDSKTEEALIENNAVYLAAVGGCAALYVKSILEVKSVNWIDLGVPEAIWKLEVKDFGPLVVAMDSNGRNLYKEVQNKIEANIN
- a CDS encoding NAD-dependent isocitrate dehydrogenase produces the protein MYNITVIHGDGIGKEVMEAAIHVLGALDIQFNYNVALAGNECFQKTGTTIPEETIKLAKNADATLFGAVTTVPGQKSAIITLRQELDLYVNLRQVKSYPGTKSLHDDLDFVIVRENTEGLYIGIEEETEDGATALRVITRKASERICKFAFDYAKKTGRGKVTAVHKANVLKKTDGLFRDIFYDVAGDYSDIGTDDRYVDATAMFFITNPHMFDVIVTTNLFGDILSDEGAGLVGGLGLMPSANIGENSALFEPVHGSGPDIAGKGISNPSAMILSVVLMLDYLEEHDAACTLENALIEVLSENKIVTKDLGGNASTMEMAREVRNKIERK
- a CDS encoding DUF5379 family protein, whose protein sequence is MDVDGKVAAIHTVAAVAVGYISFKLTNEAMAIVIAIIVLYLMGQVSERLFGKEEVGGMKGWLWSGIVPFFFIWLMTWVIFMNHPL
- a CDS encoding DUF2070 family protein; translated protein: MSSEKIVSLTKYIMTLPTTRISLLSIIFLSFIIGCIVSLMEPAAQSSILYSVIYGGATGFLIFGFTSIMSGGLTQPIINSFKGRHMKMKQSMFVSLFAMMLVGLIYVLGSLASAFSAYNYNYTLDALIFGIAIVFAFRIIVLWGTSNISLLKSISVAAIQPVLIVSMVIVIVSLTNITTNIGSFSIIAILIKIIIASLILMAAVYSLVAVMESPMRRNLGVGGLELLSLTLAHLTEGSRAMEKVFDDMGEPIDTLIGILSFKGKNGVKAIFLAPCVHPGPIGNIGGGNMPTILANKFDAFTMVSHGPSTHDFNPVSYKEINKIEKVVKDALKDMDYFDNVSKFFRVENERAKIGAQYFDKNLLMLATFSPKGFDDIDFGIGLAVTNLAKASCDVENVILVDCHNSFKGEGGRILPGNKEVFELMGAVEKIQNLESENKIRIGCASDPLTDFSKEDGIGLSGLKIMVLEAYDSDNTSQKTAYILLDSNNMFKGFREKILDKVMELGVDQAEVMTTDTHYVNTLSGGHNPVGHRKQDEMINAILKCTKIALNDLEEVSVGCKMSKIEDIKTLGPLNATELVTTISSVVAVSRIFAPLIIISALLSVFIWLFYWAF
- a CDS encoding NFACT family protein; this translates as MKNMSNVDVFAICHELKELLKGARVDKAFQPTKDTVILRFHVSGKGRVDVAFQAGRRIHTTQYPLPNPKIPPNFPMLLRKYIKGGTVEDIRQYNFDRIVEFHIAKEEKFTLVAELFAKGNIILLNEEGKIILPLKRKLWSDRKISSKEEYKYPPTRGINPLELKKDKLKEIFENSDSDIIRTLARSGLGGVYAEEIILRSNIQKDLPAVEVTDERCDSIYNAIYELFKPLRTYKFNPQVISDGKEDVLPLDIELYNNYKKETFETYNEAADEFFSSKVRADIKKEYDGIWGAEVKKFEKRLKIQEETLQKFERTIEESQKKGELLYSNYAAVQNILDIIKNAREKYSWNEIASKLKQAKKDGLEDANIIESLDKLGNLTLKVDKTVILVDSTKEIPESAEVYYEKAKKAKRKIKGVTIAIEKTKKEIEKAKSKKEIEMEKITLPQKRVKKELKWFEKLRWFISSDGIMVIGGRDANTNEIVVKKHMDNSDIYLHSDIHGAPSVVIKSEGKEIPETTIDEAASFAASFSSAWTKGFGSQDVYWVHPDQVSKTPESGEFVAKGAFIIRGSRNYIRAATLLIAVGIVDYEGERLMAGPLESVKKYTDKYIIIKPGYTKKEALAKEILRKIDEERIFSLEDMIRILPSGKCDIVDERSLRRR
- a CDS encoding fructose 1,6-bisphosphatase, which translates into the protein MKTTISVIKADVGSIAGHGLAHPALLAKCEEILGKAKEEGLLEDFYVTNCGDDTELIMTHRQGEENEEIHGLAFNAFTEATAIAKELKLYGAGQDLLSDTFSGNIRGMGPGAAEMEFKERPSDPVVIFCCDKTEPGAFNMPIFKMFADPFTTAGLVIDPSLHNGFEFEIFDVMEHRKVKMSCPEEMYDALALLGSISRYVIKRVTRKDDGEIAASISTERLNLLAGQYVGKDDPVAIVRSQSGFPAAGEVVEPFAFPHLVGGWMRGSHNGPLMPVAQKNAYPVRFDGPPRVMALGFQIADCKLVGPADMFDDPAYDRSRELASEVAEYMRRHGPFEPHRLPADEMEYTSLPGVMEKLEGRFEDID